A region from the Variovorax sp. V93 genome encodes:
- a CDS encoding dihydrodipicolinate synthase family protein, whose product MTQPRWQGIFPAITTKFHADESIDAEGTARHIDFQIRNGIHGLVTCGSLGEASTLTLEEKLQVAKIALEAADGRIPVLANVSETSTREALRYVDGANKLGVAGFMVMPSVIYVADAREAMLNVRTIANSAQKPIMVYNNPVAYRVDLKPEHMLELADCEWIAAIKESSDDIRRITDLRNTVGDRYQLFLGVDDLAYEGLALGCDGLLAGVGCAFPRETVALYDLMKAGKFAEALKLYQWMTPMLHLDVSTKLVQNLKLIDVLVGVGSEHMRRPRLPLIGNERAAIEAIVKKALATRPAQYQSVM is encoded by the coding sequence GTGACCCAACCCCGCTGGCAAGGCATCTTTCCCGCCATCACCACCAAGTTCCACGCCGACGAAAGCATCGATGCCGAAGGCACCGCGCGGCATATCGACTTCCAGATCCGCAACGGCATCCACGGCCTCGTGACCTGCGGCTCGCTGGGCGAAGCCAGCACGCTCACGCTCGAAGAGAAGCTGCAGGTGGCGAAGATCGCGCTGGAAGCGGCCGACGGCCGCATCCCGGTGCTGGCCAATGTGTCGGAAACCAGCACGCGCGAGGCGCTGCGCTATGTGGACGGCGCCAACAAGCTCGGCGTGGCCGGCTTCATGGTGATGCCCTCGGTGATCTACGTGGCCGACGCGCGCGAGGCCATGCTCAATGTGCGCACCATCGCCAATTCGGCGCAAAAACCCATCATGGTCTACAACAACCCGGTGGCCTACCGGGTGGACCTGAAGCCCGAGCACATGCTGGAGCTCGCGGACTGCGAATGGATCGCGGCCATCAAGGAAAGCTCGGACGACATCCGCCGCATCACGGACCTGCGCAACACGGTGGGCGATCGCTACCAGCTGTTCCTGGGCGTGGACGACCTGGCCTACGAAGGCCTGGCGCTGGGCTGCGACGGCCTGCTGGCAGGCGTGGGCTGCGCCTTCCCGCGCGAGACGGTGGCGCTGTACGACCTGATGAAGGCGGGCAAGTTCGCCGAGGCGCTGAAGCTCTACCAGTGGATGACGCCGATGCTGCACCTGGACGTGTCGACCAAGCTGGTGCAGAACCTCAAGCTCATCGACGTGCTGGTGGGCGTGGGCAGCGAGCACATGCGACGCCCGCGGCTGCCGCTCATCGGCAATGAGCGCGCGGCCATCGAGGCCATCGTGAAGAAGGCGCTGGCCACGCGGCCAGCGCAGTACCAGTCGGTCATGTAA
- a CDS encoding FAD-dependent oxidoreductase, translating into MTAMALEHCDLLIVGAGPAGMAAAVAAAPSGASIAVIDDNPAPGGQIWRDGPGASLPVAARTWRDALERHSNIRVCSGTRVVAAPARNELLLEDAERGWRMQWNKLILCTGARELLLPFPGWTLPGVTGAGGLQALIKAGLPVEGERIVIAGSGPLLLAAAATVRAAGAKVVRVAEQASFAAVAGFAASLLRWPGKAIQAVTLADGQYRTSSRIVSAHGGAQVESVRLLQGDREVEIACERVACGFGLTPNTQLGRMLGCALATADGGAQALAVDALQATSLPGIYAAGECTGFGGSERALVQGTIAGHAAVGNERAAKPHEAERARWNAFAARLHRSFALGPAIRQMPQPGTLVCRCEDVPFSALADCSGWTDAKLHRRCGMGACQGRVCGDAAQFLFGWTPPAPRPPLSPARIATLAGLADHEDVDRQ; encoded by the coding sequence ATGACGGCCATGGCGCTGGAGCACTGCGACCTGCTGATCGTCGGCGCGGGCCCCGCCGGCATGGCCGCGGCGGTGGCCGCCGCGCCGAGCGGCGCATCGATCGCCGTGATCGACGACAACCCCGCGCCCGGCGGGCAGATCTGGCGCGACGGCCCCGGTGCATCGCTGCCCGTGGCTGCCCGCACCTGGCGCGATGCACTCGAACGCCATTCCAACATCCGCGTGTGCAGCGGCACGCGCGTCGTCGCGGCGCCTGCGCGCAACGAACTGCTGCTCGAAGATGCCGAACGCGGCTGGCGCATGCAGTGGAACAAACTCATCCTCTGCACCGGCGCGCGCGAGCTGCTGCTGCCCTTCCCGGGCTGGACGCTGCCCGGCGTCACGGGCGCGGGTGGATTGCAGGCGCTCATCAAGGCGGGCCTGCCGGTCGAAGGCGAACGCATCGTGATCGCGGGCAGCGGGCCTCTGCTGCTCGCCGCCGCGGCGACGGTGCGCGCGGCGGGCGCCAAGGTCGTGCGCGTTGCCGAGCAGGCGTCGTTCGCGGCGGTCGCGGGCTTTGCCGCCAGCCTGCTGCGCTGGCCGGGCAAGGCGATACAGGCGGTGACGTTGGCCGATGGGCAGTACCGCACCTCGTCGCGCATCGTTTCGGCGCACGGCGGGGCGCAGGTCGAGTCGGTCCGGCTTCTCCAGGGCGACCGCGAGGTGGAGATCGCCTGCGAGCGCGTCGCCTGCGGCTTCGGCCTCACACCGAACACGCAGCTCGGCCGGATGCTGGGCTGCGCCCTCGCGACTGCCGACGGTGGCGCCCAGGCGCTGGCCGTCGATGCACTGCAAGCCACCAGCCTGCCCGGCATCTACGCGGCCGGCGAATGCACCGGTTTCGGCGGCAGCGAGCGCGCGCTGGTCCAGGGCACCATCGCCGGCCATGCGGCGGTCGGCAACGAGCGCGCAGCGAAGCCGCACGAAGCCGAGCGGGCCCGCTGGAATGCCTTTGCGGCGCGGCTGCACCGAAGCTTCGCCCTCGGCCCCGCCATCAGGCAGATGCCGCAGCCCGGCACCCTCGTATGCCGCTGCGAAGACGTACCCTTCTCCGCATTGGCGGATTGCAGCGGCTGGACCGACGCCAAGCTCCATCGCCGCTGCGGCATGGGTGCCTGCCAGGGGCGCGTGTGCGGCGATGCGGCGCAGTTCCTGTTCGGCTGGACGCCGCCCGCGCCGCGGCCGCCGCTCTCGCCGGCGCGCATCGCAACGCTGGCCGGCCTCGCGGACCATGAGGATGTGGACCGACAATGA
- a CDS encoding aspartate aminotransferase family protein encodes MTSLAPSTQALVERRARVLGPAYRLFYDTPLHPVRGEGVWLYDAEGRPHLDAYNNVASVGHCHPHVVEAIARQAGVLNTHTRYLHEGVLDYAERLLATLPAELAHAMFTCTGSEANDLAMRIARAHTRAEGLIVTRFAYHGVTASIAEASPSLGKFVQLGDAVRTVPAPDSYRIAPGELGRAFANGVREAIADLKAHGMRPAALMVDTVFSSDGIFTDPPGFMAEAVDAVREAGGLFIADEVQPGLGRTGDAFWGFQRHGGVPDIVTMGKPLGAGHPLAGLAVRPGVLAAFGRECRYFNTFGGNPVSMAAGMAVLDVIEREGLMANAQRVGRYLRAQIAKLAERHALIGDVRGAGLFVGVELVTDRRARTPATAEAARIVNGLRERQVLLSATGEHANTLKIRPPLVFSEANADLLVETLDQVLAGL; translated from the coding sequence ATGACTTCCCTCGCCCCCTCGACCCAGGCCCTCGTCGAGCGCCGCGCGCGCGTGCTCGGCCCGGCCTACCGCCTGTTCTACGACACGCCGCTGCATCCGGTGCGCGGCGAAGGCGTGTGGCTGTACGACGCCGAGGGCCGGCCCCATCTCGACGCCTACAACAACGTCGCTTCGGTCGGCCATTGCCATCCGCACGTGGTCGAGGCCATCGCGCGCCAGGCCGGCGTGCTCAACACCCACACGCGCTACCTGCACGAAGGCGTGCTCGACTACGCCGAGCGGCTGCTCGCCACCCTGCCGGCCGAACTCGCGCATGCGATGTTCACCTGCACCGGCAGCGAGGCCAACGACCTCGCGATGCGCATCGCACGCGCGCACACCCGGGCCGAGGGGCTGATCGTCACGCGCTTCGCGTACCACGGCGTCACCGCGTCGATTGCCGAGGCCTCGCCTTCGCTCGGCAAATTCGTGCAGCTCGGCGACGCAGTGCGCACCGTGCCGGCACCCGACAGCTACCGCATCGCGCCCGGCGAACTGGGCCGCGCGTTCGCGAACGGCGTGCGCGAGGCCATCGCGGACCTCAAGGCGCACGGCATGCGCCCGGCCGCGCTGATGGTGGATACCGTGTTTTCGAGCGACGGCATCTTCACCGACCCGCCGGGCTTCATGGCCGAGGCGGTGGACGCGGTGCGCGAAGCCGGCGGACTCTTCATCGCCGACGAAGTGCAGCCCGGCCTCGGCCGCACCGGCGATGCGTTCTGGGGCTTCCAGCGGCATGGCGGGGTGCCCGACATCGTCACCATGGGCAAGCCGCTCGGCGCCGGCCACCCGCTGGCCGGCCTCGCGGTGCGGCCCGGGGTGCTGGCCGCCTTCGGCCGCGAGTGCCGCTACTTCAACACCTTCGGCGGCAACCCGGTCTCGATGGCCGCGGGCATGGCGGTGCTCGACGTGATCGAGCGCGAAGGCCTGATGGCCAATGCGCAGCGCGTCGGCCGTTACCTGCGTGCGCAGATCGCGAAGCTCGCCGAGCGCCATGCGCTGATCGGCGACGTGCGCGGCGCGGGCCTCTTCGTGGGCGTGGAGCTCGTCACGGACCGCCGCGCCCGCACGCCCGCCACCGCGGAAGCCGCGCGCATCGTCAACGGCCTGCGCGAGCGGCAGGTGCTGCTGAGCGCCACCGGCGAACATGCCAACACGCTCAAGATCCGCCCGCCGCTGGTGTTTTCCGAAGCCAACGCCGACCTGCTGGTCGAGACGCTCGACCAGGTGCTGGCCGGCCTCTGA
- a CDS encoding branched-chain amino acid ABC transporter substrate-binding protein, whose amino-acid sequence MKTKASMVPLLSVVGLVALAIPGLANAQEQVVKIGHSGPLSGPNAFAGKDNENGVRLAIEELNAKKLTAGGKTLKFELVSEDDQCDAKTGVSVAQKFVDDGVKYVMGPYCSGVAIPASRIYADGGTMVSTVGTNPKVTQGGYKNLYRIIASDNQIGSSMAVYAAKELKVKKVGVIDDRTAFGQGLAEEFTKEAKKQGLTVVGQEFTTDKAVDFTAILTNMKAKAPEAIFFGGYAPQAAPMARQMKQLAVPGKLLGGDTVCSPATGKIGGDAVNDLVFCSQGGSMLEKAQTGPAFKEKFKKRFNADPDAYAASYYDQVLFIGESMKKANSIDPDKVGAQLYKDTYKGVAATYSYDDKGNMKQAPITVFTFKNAAPVPIASY is encoded by the coding sequence ATGAAGACAAAAGCAAGCATGGTTCCACTTCTCAGCGTCGTCGGCCTCGTGGCACTTGCCATCCCTGGCCTGGCGAATGCGCAGGAGCAGGTCGTCAAGATCGGCCACAGCGGGCCGCTCTCGGGTCCCAATGCCTTCGCGGGCAAGGACAATGAAAACGGCGTGCGCCTCGCCATCGAGGAGCTCAACGCGAAGAAGCTCACAGCCGGCGGCAAGACGCTGAAGTTCGAACTGGTGTCCGAAGACGACCAGTGCGACGCCAAGACCGGCGTGAGCGTGGCGCAGAAGTTCGTGGACGACGGCGTCAAGTACGTCATGGGCCCGTACTGCTCGGGCGTGGCCATTCCGGCTTCGCGCATCTATGCCGACGGCGGCACCATGGTCTCCACCGTGGGCACCAACCCGAAGGTCACGCAGGGCGGCTACAAGAACCTGTACCGCATCATCGCGAGCGACAACCAGATCGGCTCCAGCATGGCCGTGTATGCGGCCAAGGAGCTGAAGGTGAAGAAGGTCGGCGTGATCGACGACCGCACCGCCTTCGGCCAGGGCCTGGCGGAAGAGTTCACCAAGGAAGCGAAGAAGCAGGGCCTCACGGTGGTCGGCCAGGAGTTCACCACCGACAAGGCCGTGGACTTCACCGCCATCCTCACCAACATGAAGGCCAAGGCGCCCGAGGCCATCTTCTTCGGCGGCTATGCGCCGCAGGCCGCCCCCATGGCGCGGCAGATGAAGCAGCTCGCGGTGCCCGGCAAGCTGCTGGGCGGCGACACCGTCTGCAGTCCCGCCACCGGCAAGATCGGCGGCGACGCGGTCAACGACCTGGTGTTCTGCTCGCAGGGCGGCTCCATGCTCGAGAAGGCGCAGACCGGTCCGGCCTTCAAGGAGAAATTCAAGAAGCGCTTCAACGCGGACCCCGATGCGTATGCCGCCTCCTACTACGACCAGGTGCTCTTCATCGGCGAGTCGATGAAGAAGGCCAACTCGATCGACCCCGACAAGGTGGGCGCGCAGCTCTACAAGGACACCTACAAGGGCGTGGCCGCCACCTACAGCTACGACGACAAGGGCAACATGAAGCAGGCGCCCATCACCGTCTTCACCTTCAAGAACGCGGCCCCGGTGCCCATCGCCAGCTACTGA
- a CDS encoding (2Fe-2S)-binding protein, whose protein sequence is MSGQTLLHIDGHLVRVKAGSSVAAALRVAGGMGVARTSVTGQPRAPFCGMGVCQECRVLIDGRRRLACQAVCAEGMRVETSG, encoded by the coding sequence GTGAGCGGCCAGACCCTGCTGCACATCGACGGCCATCTCGTCCGCGTGAAGGCGGGCAGCTCGGTCGCCGCGGCGCTGCGCGTGGCCGGCGGCATGGGCGTGGCGCGCACCTCCGTCACGGGCCAGCCGCGCGCGCCTTTCTGCGGCATGGGCGTGTGCCAGGAATGCCGCGTGTTGATCGACGGCCGGCGCAGGCTCGCCTGCCAGGCGGTCTGCGCCGAAGGCATGCGCGTGGAGACCTCGGGATGA
- a CDS encoding phosphotransferase: MTPTADFTDAQVLSEASPALDDAWVRELARERYGIEGDMKPLTGERDRNYRLERAADGARFMLKISHPAETAQVADFQTQALLHLAATDPGLPVQRIVPTREGAASFVCDPGDGLPRVVRLFSYLPGLPLPEAPRTPRQQQNLARMLARLDLALAGFEHPAGELPLPWDLQRADSVRGLLAHIAEPERRALAAAALDRFERDAKPVLRTLPAQPIHNDFNIYNLLVDPADTDRIAAILDFGDMVRAPCINDLAVAAAYQAGTDGDPLAAIVPLVAAYHAVRPLSPAEAGVLFDLITARLVMVVAISGWRAARYPENAPYLLRNNPLSWARLQACERVGSAAATAAFRRALKL; the protein is encoded by the coding sequence ATGACGCCAACTGCGGACTTTACCGACGCGCAGGTGCTCAGCGAAGCCTCGCCCGCGCTCGACGACGCCTGGGTGCGCGAGCTCGCGCGCGAGCGCTACGGCATCGAAGGCGACATGAAGCCGCTGACCGGCGAGCGCGATCGCAACTACCGGCTCGAGCGTGCGGCCGACGGCGCCCGCTTCATGCTGAAGATCTCGCACCCGGCCGAGACCGCGCAGGTCGCCGACTTCCAGACCCAGGCGCTGCTGCACCTCGCGGCCACCGACCCCGGCCTGCCGGTGCAGCGCATCGTGCCGACGCGCGAGGGCGCCGCTTCCTTCGTCTGCGACCCGGGCGACGGCCTGCCGCGCGTGGTGCGCCTCTTCAGCTACCTGCCCGGCCTGCCGCTGCCCGAGGCGCCGCGTACGCCGCGGCAGCAGCAGAACCTCGCGCGCATGCTGGCCCGGCTCGACCTCGCGCTTGCGGGCTTCGAGCACCCGGCCGGCGAACTGCCGCTGCCCTGGGACCTGCAGCGCGCCGACAGCGTGCGCGGCCTGCTCGCGCACATCGCCGAGCCCGAGCGCCGCGCGCTGGCCGCCGCCGCGCTCGACCGTTTCGAGCGCGACGCCAAGCCGGTGCTGCGCACGCTGCCCGCGCAGCCGATCCACAACGACTTCAACATCTACAACCTGCTGGTCGACCCGGCCGACACCGACCGCATTGCCGCGATCCTCGACTTCGGCGACATGGTCCGCGCGCCGTGCATCAACGACCTGGCCGTGGCTGCCGCCTACCAGGCCGGCACCGACGGCGATCCGCTCGCGGCCATCGTGCCGCTGGTCGCCGCGTACCACGCGGTGCGGCCGCTGTCGCCAGCGGAGGCGGGCGTGCTGTTCGACCTGATCACGGCGCGGCTCGTGATGGTGGTGGCCATCAGCGGCTGGCGCGCCGCGCGCTATCCCGAGAACGCGCCCTACCTGCTGCGCAACAACCCGCTGTCGTGGGCGCGGCTGCAGGCCTGCGAGCGCGTCGGCAGCGCCGCGGCGACAGCAGCCTTTCGCCGCGCGCTGAAGCTCTGA
- a CDS encoding 4-hydroxyproline epimerase, whose translation MQRIQIIDSHTGGEPTRLVIGGFPDLGGGSMAERRALLAERHDKWRAATVLEPRGSDVVVGALLCEPVSPDAAAGVIFFNNAGYIGMCGHGTIGLVVSLAHMGRIGVGEHRIETPVGTVTTTLHADGSVSVRNVPAYRHLHQVAVDLPGHGTVRGDVAWGGNWFFLVSEHGQRVASDNLAALTGYTIALRRALAAQGITGAEGAEIDHIELFANDSEGADSRNFVLCPGNAYDRSPCGTGTSAKIACLAADGKLAPGEVWTQASVIGSRFEASYALEDGRVIPTLRGRAHISAEATLLIDDNDPFGWGIRL comes from the coding sequence ATGCAGCGCATCCAGATCATCGATTCGCACACGGGCGGCGAGCCCACGCGCCTGGTCATCGGCGGGTTTCCCGATCTGGGCGGCGGCAGCATGGCCGAGCGCCGCGCGCTGCTGGCCGAGCGGCATGACAAATGGCGCGCGGCAACAGTGCTCGAGCCACGCGGCAGCGACGTGGTGGTCGGCGCGCTGCTGTGCGAGCCGGTGTCGCCCGATGCCGCAGCCGGCGTGATCTTCTTCAACAACGCCGGCTACATCGGCATGTGCGGCCACGGCACCATCGGCCTGGTCGTGAGCCTCGCGCACATGGGGCGCATCGGCGTCGGCGAGCATCGCATCGAGACGCCCGTGGGCACGGTCACGACCACGCTGCATGCCGATGGTTCGGTGAGCGTGCGCAATGTGCCGGCCTACCGGCATCTGCACCAGGTGGCGGTGGATCTGCCCGGCCACGGCACCGTACGCGGCGACGTCGCCTGGGGCGGCAACTGGTTCTTCCTGGTGAGCGAACACGGCCAGCGCGTGGCGAGCGACAACCTCGCCGCGCTGACCGGCTACACCATCGCGCTGCGCCGCGCGCTCGCGGCGCAGGGCATCACGGGCGCCGAGGGCGCGGAAATTGACCACATCGAACTCTTCGCCAACGACAGCGAAGGCGCCGACAGCCGCAACTTCGTGCTCTGCCCCGGCAACGCCTACGACCGCTCGCCCTGCGGCACCGGCACCAGCGCCAAGATCGCCTGCCTCGCGGCCGACGGCAAGCTCGCGCCGGGCGAGGTGTGGACGCAGGCCAGCGTGATCGGCAGCCGCTTCGAGGCCAGCTACGCATTGGAAGACGGCAGGGTCATTCCGACGCTGCGTGGCCGCGCGCACATCAGCGCCGAAGCCACGCTCCTGATCGACGACAACGATCCTTTCGGATGGGGAATCCGGCTCTAG
- a CDS encoding NAD(P)/FAD-dependent oxidoreductase codes for MDTDVIVIGAGIVGAACAHALAQAGRRVLVLDARIGGATGAGMGHLVVMDDNPAELALSRHSMAQWRALAPRMGEDCAYSACGTLWIAANEEEMAEAERKQQRLHAHGIDSRLLDAPALTRAEPALRKDLAGALEVPGDGILYAPNAARWLLAQGGASIRVEHAKVDAIEDDGTLQLADGSRRTAPQIVLANGIEATTLCPELPIRPKKGHLLITDRYPGTVHHQLVELGYVTSAHHSDGDSVAFNVQPRPTGQLLIGSSRQFGTTDPAVEAPMLARMLQRALDYLPGLADLNAVRSWTGLRAATPDGLPLLGKHPWREKLWLAVGHEGLGVTTAPGSAHLLAALMTGAAPGFDAAPYAPRGLLEERMSAAPRVHQ; via the coding sequence ATGGACACGGATGTGATCGTCATCGGCGCCGGCATCGTCGGTGCCGCCTGCGCGCATGCGCTGGCGCAGGCCGGCCGCCGGGTGCTGGTGCTCGATGCGCGCATCGGCGGTGCCACCGGCGCGGGCATGGGGCACCTGGTGGTGATGGACGACAACCCGGCCGAACTTGCGTTGAGCCGGCATTCGATGGCGCAATGGCGCGCCCTGGCGCCCCGCATGGGCGAGGACTGCGCGTACAGCGCCTGCGGCACGCTCTGGATCGCGGCCAACGAAGAAGAAATGGCCGAGGCCGAGCGCAAGCAGCAGCGGCTGCATGCACACGGCATCGACAGCCGCCTGCTCGATGCACCCGCGCTGACCCGCGCCGAGCCCGCCTTGCGCAAGGACCTCGCAGGCGCGCTCGAAGTGCCCGGCGACGGCATCCTCTATGCGCCGAACGCGGCGCGCTGGCTGCTCGCGCAGGGCGGCGCTTCGATCCGCGTCGAGCACGCGAAGGTCGATGCCATCGAAGACGACGGCACGCTGCAGCTCGCGGACGGCAGCCGCCGCACCGCGCCCCAGATCGTGCTGGCCAACGGCATCGAAGCGACGACGCTGTGCCCCGAACTCCCGATCCGCCCCAAGAAGGGCCACCTGCTGATCACCGACCGCTACCCAGGCACGGTGCACCACCAGCTCGTCGAACTCGGCTATGTGACCAGCGCGCACCACAGCGACGGCGATTCGGTCGCCTTCAACGTGCAGCCGCGGCCCACGGGCCAGCTGCTGATCGGCTCCTCGCGCCAGTTCGGCACCACCGATCCGGCGGTCGAAGCGCCGATGCTCGCGCGCATGCTGCAGCGCGCGCTCGACTACCTGCCGGGGCTCGCGGACCTCAACGCGGTCCGCTCGTGGACCGGCCTGCGCGCCGCGACGCCCGACGGGTTGCCGCTGCTGGGCAAGCACCCCTGGCGCGAGAAGCTCTGGCTTGCCGTCGGCCACGAAGGCCTGGGCGTGACCACCGCGCCGGGCAGCGCGCACCTGCTCGCGGCGCTGATGACCGGCGCCGCGCCCGGATTCGACGCGGCGCCGTATGCGCCGCGCGGCCTGCTGGAGGAGCGCATGAGCGCAGCGCCAAGGGTGCACCAGTGA
- a CDS encoding M20 aminoacylase family protein: MNIVDSFANSVSRFVDIRRDIHAHPELGFEEHRTSEKVAGLLAEWGIEVHRGIAGTGLVGVLRKGTGTRTIGLRADMDALPLHEANEFAHKSTHTGRMHACGHDGHTTMLLAAAWHLSQQGPDDFDGTVHFIFQPAEEMGKAGAKKMIQDGLFERFPCDAVFALHNFPVGDVGRFALNEGALMASSNTYRITMHGRGTHASMPHTGIDPVAAVVTLAQQLQTIVPRTIPSTERALLAVTQLQGSDAPNVIPDVATVGGTIRTFSIEAIDKIEARLREVAAGVAAAHGCTAEVFFNRSSPPVVNHPAEARFAASVMREVVGDGMVTDNFPAVMGAEDFAHMLLARPGCYAFLGNGDGDHRLDGHGPGPCIIHNTSFDFNDEIIPIGASYFVKLVQRWLPPGG; this comes from the coding sequence ATGAACATCGTCGACTCCTTTGCCAACAGCGTCTCCCGCTTCGTCGATATCCGGCGCGACATCCACGCCCATCCCGAACTCGGCTTCGAGGAGCACCGCACCTCCGAGAAGGTGGCGGGCCTGCTCGCCGAATGGGGCATCGAGGTGCACCGCGGCATTGCCGGCACCGGCCTGGTCGGCGTGCTGCGCAAGGGCACCGGCACACGCACCATCGGCCTGCGCGCCGACATGGACGCGCTGCCGCTGCACGAGGCCAACGAGTTCGCCCACAAGTCCACCCACACCGGCCGCATGCACGCCTGCGGCCACGACGGCCACACCACCATGCTGCTGGCCGCCGCCTGGCACCTGTCGCAGCAGGGGCCCGACGATTTCGACGGCACCGTGCATTTCATCTTCCAGCCGGCCGAGGAGATGGGCAAGGCCGGCGCCAAGAAGATGATCCAGGACGGCCTGTTCGAGCGCTTCCCGTGCGACGCGGTCTTTGCGCTGCACAACTTTCCCGTCGGCGACGTGGGCCGCTTCGCGCTCAACGAAGGCGCGCTGATGGCCTCGAGCAACACCTACAGGATCACCATGCATGGGCGCGGCACGCATGCCTCGATGCCGCACACCGGCATCGACCCGGTGGCCGCGGTGGTCACGCTCGCGCAGCAGCTGCAGACCATCGTGCCGCGCACCATTCCGAGCACCGAGCGCGCCCTGCTCGCGGTCACGCAGCTGCAGGGCTCGGATGCGCCCAACGTGATTCCCGACGTGGCCACGGTCGGCGGCACCATCCGCACCTTCTCCATCGAGGCCATCGACAAGATCGAGGCGCGGCTGCGCGAAGTGGCCGCGGGCGTGGCCGCGGCGCATGGCTGCACGGCCGAGGTCTTCTTCAACCGCTCCTCGCCGCCGGTGGTCAACCACCCGGCCGAGGCGCGCTTTGCCGCCAGCGTGATGCGCGAGGTGGTGGGCGATGGCATGGTCACCGACAACTTCCCCGCCGTGATGGGCGCCGAGGACTTTGCCCACATGCTGCTCGCGCGGCCCGGCTGCTACGCCTTCCTGGGCAATGGCGACGGCGACCACCGGCTCGACGGCCACGGGCCCGGCCCTTGCATCATCCACAACACCTCGTTCGACTTCAACGACGAGATCATTCCGATCGGCGCCAGCTACTTCGTGAAGCTGGTGCAGCGCTGGCTGCCGCCGGGCGGCTGA
- a CDS encoding tripartite tricarboxylate transporter substrate-binding protein, with amino-acid sequence MKAANPMTSTLFTRRSLAALAAAAALGALAPVHAQQRVIHIVVPFGTGAVQDTVARAFNAELGAALNASAIVENRAGAGGTVGAAAVAKAPPDGNTLVLAAASHNIAGFLYSKLSYDPLKDFVGVANIGNAGYALAVSSGLNVSNTADFIKEVKANPGKYNYASAGNGSATHLAMASFLAKAGLQMTHIPTKSTGEAVNEVLAGRVQAVISSSIGVMGFQADPRMKLLASTGQARSPFLPSLPTVAESGLPGYAFDSWIGLLAPAGTPKAEVERLNAATNKVLSDPAIQERFKRLGVEPRTQSAEEFQKLLRADWDAMGAVVKASGAKID; translated from the coding sequence ATGAAAGCGGCCAACCCGATGACCTCCACCCTGTTCACCCGGCGTTCGCTCGCTGCCCTTGCAGCCGCCGCGGCACTCGGCGCCCTTGCGCCCGTGCACGCGCAGCAGCGCGTGATCCACATCGTCGTGCCCTTCGGCACCGGCGCGGTGCAGGACACGGTGGCGCGCGCCTTCAACGCCGAGCTGGGCGCGGCGCTCAACGCCAGCGCCATCGTCGAGAACCGCGCGGGCGCGGGCGGCACGGTGGGCGCGGCGGCGGTGGCCAAGGCGCCGCCGGACGGCAACACGCTGGTGCTCGCGGCCGCGAGCCACAACATCGCGGGCTTCCTGTACAGCAAGCTGTCGTACGACCCGTTGAAGGATTTCGTCGGCGTGGCCAACATCGGCAACGCGGGCTACGCGCTGGCGGTCTCGAGCGGGCTCAACGTGTCGAACACGGCGGACTTCATCAAGGAGGTCAAGGCCAATCCGGGCAAGTACAACTACGCCTCGGCCGGCAACGGCAGCGCCACGCACCTGGCGATGGCGTCGTTCCTCGCCAAGGCGGGGCTGCAGATGACGCACATCCCGACCAAGTCGACCGGCGAGGCCGTCAACGAGGTGCTCGCGGGCCGCGTGCAGGCCGTGATCTCGTCGAGCATCGGCGTGATGGGTTTCCAGGCCGATCCGCGCATGAAGCTGCTCGCGTCCACCGGCCAGGCGCGCAGCCCGTTCCTGCCCAGCCTGCCGACGGTGGCCGAGAGCGGCCTGCCGGGCTACGCCTTCGATTCATGGATCGGCCTGCTCGCGCCGGCGGGCACGCCCAAGGCCGAGGTCGAGCGCCTCAATGCGGCCACCAACAAGGTGCTGTCCGATCCGGCGATCCAGGAGCGCTTCAAGCGCCTGGGCGTGGAGCCGCGCACGCAAAGCGCGGAGGAGTTCCAGAAGCTGCTGCGCGCGGACTGGGATGCGATGGGGGCGGTGGTGAAGGCTTCGGGAGCGAAGATCGACTAA